A window of the Henckelia pumila isolate YLH828 chromosome 3, ASM3356847v2, whole genome shotgun sequence genome harbors these coding sequences:
- the LOC140888849 gene encoding disease resistance protein RPM1-like produces the protein MKTYDTRGDALLLEEAEVVGIEKPKKQLLEWLMQSDDGLKVISVVGMGGLGKTTLVKKIYDDASVKANFNSHVWITFSENFDEDNLLREMIKDLVNEIMVPPPQNLEAMTGLKLKECVNKFLKDKTYMIVLDDVWKVVAWESIRLAFPRTSVRGRIIITTRLEEVGKAACCETNGHLYHLNRLAPAKSEELFYRKAFPRSSCPPCLTEISRSILRRCDGLPLAIVVVGGLLATKNNNLGRLENV, from the coding sequence ATGAAAACATATGACACTCGAGGTGATGCGCTTCTATTGGAAGAAGCAGAGGTGGTGGGCATCGAAAAGCCAAAGAAACAACTATTAGAGTGGCTTATGCAGAGTGATGATGGGCTTAAGGTCATTTCAGTGGTAGGCATGGGTGGTTTGGGTAAAACAACCCTTGTTAAAAAGATCTATGATGATGCATCGGTGAAGGCCAATTTCAATAGCCATGTGTGGATTACTTTTTCAGAGAACTTCGACGAAGACAATCTTTTGCGAGAAATGATTAAAGATCTTGTCAATGAAATCATGGTTCCACCGCCTCAAAATCTGGAAGCAATGACTGGTCTCAAATTGAAAGAGTGTGTTAATAAGTTTCTCAAGGATAAAACTTACATGATTGTCCTTGATGATGTTTGGAAAGTCGTTGCATGGGAATCCATTAGACTCGCATTTCCAAGAACGAGTGTACGTGGACGCATCATCATCACCACACGCTTGGAAGAAGTAGGCAAAGCTGCCTGTTGCGAGACAAATGGTCATTTGTATCATTTAAATCGTTTGGCTCCTGCAAAATCAGAAGAGTTGTTTTACAGAAAGGCATTTCCGCGTAGTTCATGTCCTCCATGTTTAACTGAAATCTCAAGAAGTATTTTACGAAGATGTGATGGCTTGCCGCTTGCAATTGTTGTCGTTGGTGGCCTCTTAGCAACCAAGAACAACAATCTTGGAAGATTGGAAAATGTTTGA
- the LOC140888850 gene encoding disease resistance protein PIK6-NP-like yields the protein MNKVLSLSYYDLPYHLKACFLYLSIFPEDEMLLKWKIIRLWIAEGFVEAKEGYTPEEVADSYLNELLNRSLIQVADTYEDGRPRKFRIHDILRNFIISKSKEQNLLTVGCGEEGSCPDKIRRMAISTSTKESCNFKYLRSLFWLEYFADSESGMMMFQKVLGGRCRLLKVLDIRGAPIDSIPTQVFQLKYLSLRSTNIKLIPKSIGNLENLETLDLKESEVTELPIEILKLHKLRHLLVYTYGDAEIFHSIARSLKAPYAIGCNLTCLQKLCFIDADEADGIKIVREIGKLTQLRKLGITKLRREDGKDLCSSLGKLTKLRTLYIYSIEDVWRSFLNGCIPLKGSRNYTCPGAD from the exons ATGAATAAAGTACTGTCTCTTAGCTATTACGACCTGCCCTACCATCTCAAAGCTTGCTTCTTATATTTGAGCATTTTTCCAGAAGATGAAATGCTCTTGAAGTGGAAAATAATTCGACTATGGATAGCAGAAGGTTTTGTGGAGGCAAAAGAGGGATATACACCAGAAGAAGTGGCAGATTCATATCTTAACGAGCTTCTCAACAGAAGTCTAATCCAGGTAGCAGATACATATGAAGATGGAAGGCCAAGAAAGTTCCGTATCCACGACATTCTTCGAAACTtcatcatttcaaaatcaaaagaacaaAATCTTCTCACAGTAGGTTGTGGAGAAGAAGGGAGCTGTCCTGATAAGATCCGACGCATGGCAATTAGTACTTCAACAAAGGAAAGCTGCAACTTTAAGTATCTTCGCTCTTTGTTTTGGTTGGAGTACTTTGCAGATTCAGAATCTGGAATGATGATGTTCCAAAAGGTTTTGGGGGGTCGTTGTAGACTATTGAAAGTTTTAGATATAAGAGGAGCTCCAATAGATAGCATCCCAACTCAAGTGTTCCAACTCAAATATCTCAGCTTAAGGAGCACAAACATCAAACTCATTCCAAAATCAATCGGAAATCTTGAAAACTTAGAGACCTTAGATCTCAAGGAATCTGAAGTGACCGAATTGCCCATTGAGATTCTGAAACTTCACAAGCTTCGGCATCTACTTGTATACACATACGGAGATGCAGAAATTTTTCATTCTATTGCAAGAAGCTTGAAGGCTCCGTATGCAATAGGATGCAACTTGACATGCTTACAAAAGCTTTGTTTTATAGATGCAGATGAAGCAGATGGCATAAAAATAGTGCGGGAAATAGGGAAGCTAACTCAACTCCGAAAATTAGGCATTACAAAGCTGAGAAGAGAAGACGGAAAGGATCTTTGCTCCTCATTAGGGAAACTTACCAAACTGCGCACATTATACATTTATTCCATTGAG GACGTATGGAGAAGTTTCCTCAATGGGTGTATTCCCTTGAAGGGCTCACGGAACTACACTTGTCCTGGAGCAGATTAA